In Candidatus Chlorohelix allophototropha, the following are encoded in one genomic region:
- a CDS encoding rhodanese-like domain-containing protein produces MFSYKALPFEEITPQQAEQRMKNSKSLVIDVREPYEYAQGHIEGSKLLSLGNLTANIHELCSKDQEIILVCRSGSRSGFAAQQLSAIGYKKVYNLSGGMLSWMRAGLPTTR; encoded by the coding sequence ATGTTCAGTTATAAAGCCTTACCTTTTGAGGAAATAACCCCACAGCAAGCCGAGCAGCGGATGAAAAACAGCAAGTCACTGGTAATTGATGTGCGCGAACCGTATGAGTATGCTCAGGGGCATATTGAAGGCTCGAAATTATTATCACTAGGTAACTTGACGGCAAATATTCACGAACTTTGCTCAAAAGATCAGGAAATTATCTTGGTTTGCCGGAGCGGCAGTCGGAGCGGCTTTGCTGCCCAACAATTGAGCGCCATCGGTTATAAGAAAGTCTATAACTTGAGTGGGGGAATGCTATCGTGGATGAGGGCGGGGTTGCCAACTACTAGGTAA
- a CDS encoding DsrE/DsrF/DrsH-like family protein translates to MSEDTDKFSIVLFSGTVDKIMGAVTLAAGAAAMGKKTFIFLTFWGLMGFRKDDWQKNIRFSKDFEDYTEQTLEMMQVKKVPNWMQTLQEVMEIGDVTIKACGMTMDLFDIKLEDMEPVVSEVTGVASFINESEGGTILFI, encoded by the coding sequence ATGAGTGAAGACACCGACAAATTCTCAATCGTCCTTTTTTCCGGCACTGTTGATAAGATTATGGGTGCTGTTACCTTGGCCGCAGGCGCTGCTGCCATGGGTAAGAAAACCTTCATCTTTCTTACTTTCTGGGGCTTGATGGGTTTTCGCAAGGATGACTGGCAGAAAAATATCAGATTTAGCAAGGATTTTGAAGATTACACCGAACAAACGCTGGAGATGATGCAGGTTAAGAAAGTACCTAACTGGATGCAGACCCTTCAGGAAGTTATGGAGATCGGAGATGTTACCATTAAGGCTTGTGGGATGACTATGGACTTGTTTGATATTAAGTTGGAAGACATGGAGCCAGTGGTTAGTGAAGTTACCGGCGTTGCCAGCTTTATAAACGAATCCGAAGGCGGCACTATTCTATTTATCTAG
- a CDS encoding sulfite exporter TauE/SafE family protein produces the protein MVTIVTLAIGLITGLLLGLVGGGGSILTVPALIYLLGIGISPATTISLFVVGTNAVYGAVRQRGSNLNVSYALALASTGLAGAQIGNWLNRTLPDRLLMAGFALLMLLVAGLMLRPPKLSNLRNEPAPLKLLWFKVGLIGLGLGFLTGLFGVGGGFLIVPSLVLLLGFPMRSAAATSLLVIALNSFSALAGRWPLVGFDPALAFTLLAAGLVGTTVGAKLAKLIPDKTLRFIFAWVVIAIGIYIAIRTF, from the coding sequence ATGGTCACTATTGTTACACTCGCAATCGGGTTGATAACCGGCTTACTTTTAGGTTTGGTGGGTGGCGGCGGATCAATTCTGACCGTCCCCGCCTTAATTTATTTGTTGGGCATTGGAATTAGCCCGGCAACAACAATTTCGCTTTTTGTAGTGGGCACGAATGCGGTTTATGGGGCAGTCCGACAGCGAGGTTCCAATCTCAATGTGAGTTACGCCCTCGCACTGGCTTCGACCGGGTTGGCAGGTGCACAGATCGGAAACTGGTTGAACCGAACCCTTCCAGACCGACTGCTGATGGCGGGTTTCGCTCTATTGATGCTGCTGGTAGCAGGTCTCATGCTTCGTCCGCCTAAGTTGAGCAATCTGAGAAATGAACCCGCACCGCTTAAACTACTCTGGTTCAAGGTAGGACTCATAGGGTTGGGACTGGGCTTTTTGACTGGGCTATTCGGAGTCGGCGGCGGTTTCTTGATTGTGCCAAGTCTGGTTTTATTGTTAGGTTTTCCGATGAGGAGTGCGGCTGCTACCTCTCTTCTGGTAATAGCCCTTAATTCATTCTCGGCATTGGCGGGAAGGTGGCCGCTGGTAGGTTTTGACCCTGCGCTGGCTTTTACCCTACTAGCTGCTGGGCTGGTTGGTACTACCGTAGGAGCAAAGTTGGCTAAACTGATACCGGATAAAACCCTCCGCTTTATTTTTGCCTGGGTAGTAATTGCCATCGGGATTTATATCGCTATACGGACATTCTAG
- a CDS encoding sulfurtransferase TusA family protein: protein MQGITFTKEVDARGTFCPGPLMEMIRAVKSCSLGDVVAVISSDEGSRKDIPAWIEKAKQEFLGEEAVTGGYRLYCRKIK, encoded by the coding sequence ATGCAAGGTATTACCTTCACTAAGGAAGTGGATGCGCGTGGAACCTTTTGCCCCGGTCCATTGATGGAAATGATCCGCGCAGTAAAAAGTTGTAGCTTGGGTGACGTAGTGGCAGTTATCTCAAGTGACGAAGGCAGCCGCAAAGATATTCCGGCTTGGATTGAAAAAGCCAAACAGGAATTTCTGGGCGAAGAAGCAGTTACCGGCGGTTATCGTTTGTATTGCCGCAAAATAAAGTAA
- a CDS encoding rhodanese-like domain-containing protein, translating into MFNIFGTKISPFSLISPMQVEERLQGGATLVIDVREPYAYAEWHIKDSKLIPLGQLNNITNLLCSKYHEIIVVCESGNRSHFAAGQLVLLGFTKVANLKGGLRNWLKSGFQVEMWIDKEHVK; encoded by the coding sequence ATGTTTAATATATTTGGCACAAAAATATCCCCATTTAGTTTGATTTCTCCCATGCAGGTAGAAGAACGGTTGCAAGGTGGCGCAACTCTAGTCATAGATGTACGTGAGCCTTACGCATACGCTGAATGGCATATCAAAGATTCAAAACTAATCCCGCTCGGGCAGCTTAATAATATAACCAATCTGCTTTGCTCGAAATATCATGAAATCATCGTAGTTTGTGAGAGCGGAAATCGTAGCCATTTTGCTGCCGGACAACTTGTGCTCCTTGGTTTTACCAAAGTAGCGAATTTGAAAGGCGGTTTACGTAACTGGCTTAAATCAGGATTTCAAGTAGAGATGTGGATAGATAAGGAGCATGTAAAGTAA
- a CDS encoding DUF6788 family protein has translation MYDFMRRFCDIAEKGAGEDNPLTLSRLIGQLEILAEFCSSNYKLEGLCEMLANEMLKLQGKLDGLAQLQSMAATSAATPAVKTIFKQEYVRCGKTNCTKCADRQGHGPYWYSYNFSGGQSRKRYIGLKLPDDITADKANVRYALPLATATCQQHCQRDGGELKEPCCRKGHNED, from the coding sequence ATGTACGATTTTATGAGGCGGTTTTGCGATATTGCGGAGAAAGGCGCTGGGGAAGACAACCCACTCACTCTATCCCGATTAATTGGGCAACTGGAGATCCTAGCCGAGTTTTGTTCCAGCAATTACAAGCTTGAGGGCTTGTGTGAAATGCTAGCCAACGAAATGCTTAAGTTGCAGGGAAAGTTGGATGGACTTGCGCAACTTCAGAGTATGGCTGCTACCTCTGCCGCTACTCCGGCAGTGAAAACCATTTTTAAACAAGAGTATGTGCGTTGTGGTAAGACAAACTGCACCAAATGTGCCGATCGCCAAGGACACGGACCTTACTGGTATTCCTACAACTTTTCAGGTGGGCAAAGTCGGAAGCGCTATATCGGTTTGAAACTCCCGGACGATATAACGGCGGATAAAGCGAATGTACGTTACGCTCTACCACTCGCTACAGCAACATGCCAGCAGCATTGCCAGCGGGATGGTGGAGAGTTGAAAGAACCCTGCTGTCGTAAAGGGCATAATGAAGATTGA
- a CDS encoding PDZ domain-containing protein — MSGIKLGVQVADAAKLLPKQGKTAIKGALLGEIKPDSLAAKSGMREGDIIIALQGHSIHGVEDLAKELQRVAIAHLQEPTVTIWREGREELLYLEVN, encoded by the coding sequence ATGAGCGGGATAAAACTGGGAGTGCAAGTAGCCGATGCCGCAAAATTGCTGCCAAAGCAGGGTAAAACGGCTATCAAGGGCGCATTATTAGGTGAGATCAAGCCCGACTCACTAGCAGCTAAATCTGGTATGAGGGAAGGCGATATAATCATTGCATTGCAAGGGCACTCAATTCACGGGGTGGAAGACCTGGCAAAAGAACTACAAAGGGTAGCGATTGCACATTTGCAAGAACCCACTGTAACTATCTGGAGGGAAGGGCGCGAGGAGTTATTATATCTAGAGGTGAACTAA
- a CDS encoding MBL fold metallo-hydrolase, protein MYFKQFKLEGMGCASYLIGSTKSGEAAVIDPAWEIEQYLEEAAAQNLKITQIYETHLHADHVSGNRRLAAITGARIYLHKIADAAFPYVAVEGGTEIKLGELNLKVLHTPGHTWESINLLVEDTSTPNFPPHLLSGDTLFVGDVGRPDFAGQEGAGTLFDSIQREILPLPDNTEVYPAHLAGSLCGRSLSTATVSSIGYEKKTNPALQIFDRNRFVDFLTADLPPAPPDFKRIVGLNRAGSPEVQTRLTELKWEEVQAKIQTGAKLLDIREPEQYWKEHLPGSQSVPLGLSQFGATAAMFVLPENPIIMVAADLAAIQAAQNGLGVVGRYNVAGYVLFDKVAEQAQSGLHKRLLGEELASKLTDDTPIILDVREPGEFAVDGLFGALNIPLRKLPVQLSQIEQTRDKLVVVLCASGYRSSVATSYLENQGWKMARNLKGGMDAMNALKVKQPV, encoded by the coding sequence ATGTATTTCAAACAATTCAAACTGGAGGGAATGGGCTGCGCCAGTTACTTGATCGGCTCCACCAAAAGTGGCGAAGCAGCAGTAATTGACCCTGCCTGGGAAATAGAGCAATATCTGGAAGAAGCGGCTGCCCAAAACCTCAAGATAACTCAAATATATGAGACACACCTGCACGCTGACCATGTTTCCGGCAATCGTCGTTTGGCGGCAATTACCGGGGCACGGATTTATCTCCACAAGATAGCCGACGCCGCTTTCCCATACGTGGCGGTAGAGGGCGGTACTGAGATAAAATTAGGAGAACTGAATCTCAAAGTGCTGCACACTCCTGGTCACACTTGGGAGTCGATTAACCTGCTTGTAGAGGACACCAGCACTCCAAACTTTCCTCCTCACTTGTTATCCGGCGATACCTTGTTTGTCGGGGATGTGGGTCGTCCAGATTTTGCCGGGCAGGAAGGTGCTGGTACTCTTTTTGACAGCATCCAGCGCGAGATTTTGCCCCTACCTGATAACACCGAAGTCTATCCGGCACATCTGGCAGGGTCGTTATGCGGAAGAAGCCTCAGTACCGCTACCGTCTCCAGTATCGGCTACGAGAAAAAGACCAACCCAGCGCTTCAAATTTTTGACCGCAATCGGTTTGTAGACTTTTTAACTGCGGATTTACCGCCTGCTCCACCCGATTTCAAACGCATTGTAGGGTTAAACCGGGCTGGTTCACCAGAGGTGCAAACGAGGCTAACTGAACTAAAGTGGGAAGAAGTTCAGGCTAAAATTCAGACGGGGGCAAAACTTCTAGATATTCGCGAACCGGAACAATACTGGAAAGAACATCTCCCCGGTTCACAAAGCGTACCGTTAGGACTCAGCCAGTTTGGGGCAACCGCTGCAATGTTTGTGTTGCCAGAAAACCCTATTATTATGGTTGCAGCAGACTTGGCGGCAATTCAAGCTGCACAAAATGGTTTGGGGGTAGTAGGGCGTTACAATGTAGCAGGCTATGTGCTATTTGATAAGGTAGCAGAACAGGCTCAAAGTGGGCTGCACAAGCGGTTGCTGGGTGAAGAACTGGCTTCAAAACTTACAGATGATACACCGATAATTCTGGATGTACGTGAACCGGGCGAGTTTGCGGTTGATGGGTTATTCGGTGCACTCAATATCCCACTGCGAAAGCTTCCGGTGCAATTATCCCAAATTGAGCAGACCCGTGATAAGTTGGTAGTGGTGCTCTGCGCTTCAGGATACCGTTCCAGCGTGGCTACCAGCTATCTGGAAAATCAAGGTTGGAAAATGGCACGCAATCTGAAGGGCGGGATGGATGCAATGAACGCCCTTAAAGTGAAGCAGCCTGTATAA
- the trxB gene encoding thioredoxin-disulfide reductase encodes MKDEKNKKVVIIGSGPAGLTAAIYTSRADFDTTLIAGYQPGGQLMITSEIENFPGFPKGIEGPELMDNMRRQAERFGTRIVDVDATGVDFSGTLHKVFTDNETFEANAVIVATGANAMWLNLPSEQRLMGRGVSGCATCDGFFFKDKEIAVIGGGDTALEEALFLTRYASKVTLIHRRDKLRASKIMQDRILSHPKISMLFDSAVEEVLGESKVEGLILRNLKTGQTKNINLQGLFVAIGHKPNTDIFKGWLEMNEQGYLITRNESETNVPGVFVAGDVFDYRYRQAITAAGSGCKAALDAEKYFEMVAEREEMNLVAPR; translated from the coding sequence ATGAAGGATGAAAAGAACAAAAAAGTAGTGATAATCGGAAGTGGACCGGCCGGTCTAACTGCCGCTATTTATACCAGTCGTGCTGATTTTGACACTACCCTTATTGCGGGATACCAACCGGGTGGTCAATTGATGATAACCAGCGAAATTGAAAATTTCCCGGGTTTCCCGAAAGGGATAGAGGGACCAGAATTGATGGATAATATGCGTCGGCAAGCCGAGCGTTTCGGCACACGGATAGTAGATGTGGACGCTACTGGAGTAGATTTCTCAGGTACTCTCCATAAGGTTTTCACTGATAATGAAACCTTCGAAGCGAATGCGGTAATTGTGGCAACTGGAGCCAACGCAATGTGGCTTAACCTGCCTAGCGAACAGCGGCTGATGGGGCGTGGAGTTTCAGGCTGCGCAACCTGTGATGGCTTCTTCTTTAAGGACAAGGAGATAGCAGTGATTGGCGGAGGTGATACCGCTTTAGAAGAAGCCCTTTTCCTGACCAGATATGCCTCGAAAGTCACTCTGATTCATAGACGGGACAAACTCCGCGCTTCCAAGATTATGCAGGATCGTATTTTAAGCCATCCAAAAATATCAATGCTTTTTGATAGCGCGGTAGAGGAAGTGTTGGGGGAAAGCAAGGTCGAAGGTCTGATTCTGCGTAATCTCAAAACCGGACAGACAAAGAATATAAATTTGCAAGGTCTATTTGTAGCTATCGGGCACAAACCCAATACCGATATATTCAAGGGCTGGCTGGAAATGAACGAACAGGGTTATCTAATAACCCGCAATGAAAGTGAAACCAACGTACCGGGTGTATTTGTAGCAGGGGATGTATTTGACTATCGCTATCGCCAAGCAATTACTGCTGCCGGAAGCGGTTGCAAAGCGGCGCTTGATGCTGAAAAATATTTTGAAATGGTGGCGGAAAGAGAAGAAATGAATTTAGTAGCGCCAAGGTAA
- a CDS encoding ubiquinol-cytochrome c reductase iron-sulfur subunit gives MILSNTNDLDTPLVDPTPTRRTFLKTGIYAVAAGAGLVIAVPTMGYFIAPATNKEGSAIKVAVGKVADLSNQTELKTVMLRDITYTDTFKPSTINRKVFVRALKPNASQPEDFLVLDSTCTHAGCSVDYRVSTKDIFCGCHGSYYDQDGKNIKGPAPRPLGSYEVKIENGEVVINVFQTFSV, from the coding sequence GTGATACTAAGTAATACAAATGACTTGGATACCCCCCTAGTCGATCCAACTCCCACCCGCCGTACCTTTCTTAAAACAGGAATTTATGCGGTGGCTGCCGGGGCAGGACTGGTGATAGCTGTGCCTACTATGGGTTATTTTATCGCACCAGCTACCAATAAAGAGGGATCAGCGATAAAGGTAGCGGTCGGTAAAGTAGCCGATTTATCCAACCAGACCGAACTAAAAACGGTCATGCTTAGAGATATTACCTACACCGATACCTTTAAACCGTCCACTATAAACCGGAAAGTATTTGTTCGAGCGCTTAAACCAAATGCCAGCCAACCAGAGGATTTCTTGGTGCTTGACTCTACCTGCACCCACGCTGGGTGTTCGGTGGATTATCGGGTTAGTACAAAAGATATTTTTTGTGGCTGTCATGGCAGTTATTACGACCAAGATGGCAAAAACATTAAAGGTCCTGCTCCGCGCCCGCTGGGCAGTTACGAAGTAAAAATAGAGAATGGTGAGGTTGTGATAAATGTTTTTCAGACCTTTTCGGTTTAA
- a CDS encoding 4Fe-4S binding protein, whose translation MTTASTGTDKKHPFPIRRKPELVKDTKRIHLLRRASQVGFTTLIAYHVVGNLINSDNGAIANPEAYCPFGGLETAYNFISTGGKYVAHTHLSNVVLLVAVLGLTLVSKSAFCGWICPLGAIQDWLHNFRRLFFKKDLKLPFTMPRWLDKALHSVKYLVLAWLLWETAQAGYMVFRDYDPWSALLNLGKEAALGGTIILFTTLVLSLFVERPWCTYACPLGATIGLVGKASLLKIRRDESTCLSGCTICNNACPSKLEVKKMKSISSSECVNCMSCVAGCPTGALAVRLPMLPTFKKEENEPVMAGEAAKKEL comes from the coding sequence ATGACTACCGCAAGTACAGGTACAGACAAAAAACATCCCTTCCCAATTCGCCGTAAACCCGAACTGGTAAAAGACACCAAGCGAATCCATCTTCTTCGGCGAGCATCGCAGGTGGGCTTCACCACATTAATCGCTTACCACGTAGTGGGCAATCTAATCAACAGCGATAACGGCGCTATCGCCAATCCAGAAGCTTATTGCCCCTTTGGGGGTCTCGAAACCGCCTACAATTTCATTTCTACTGGCGGCAAGTACGTAGCACACACCCACCTTTCCAACGTAGTGTTGCTAGTAGCAGTGTTAGGTCTGACATTAGTGTCAAAATCAGCTTTCTGCGGCTGGATTTGCCCGCTTGGTGCAATTCAGGATTGGTTGCACAATTTCCGCCGCCTCTTCTTCAAGAAAGACCTAAAGCTACCCTTCACTATGCCACGCTGGCTGGATAAAGCCCTTCACAGTGTCAAATACTTAGTGTTGGCTTGGTTGCTGTGGGAAACCGCTCAGGCTGGGTATATGGTGTTTCGCGATTATGATCCTTGGTCAGCCCTGTTAAACCTGGGTAAAGAAGCCGCGCTGGGTGGAACTATTATCTTATTCACCACTCTGGTGTTATCGCTGTTCGTAGAACGACCTTGGTGTACTTATGCCTGTCCACTTGGTGCAACGATTGGGCTGGTGGGAAAAGCTAGTTTGCTGAAAATCAGACGAGATGAAAGCACCTGCCTATCCGGCTGTACCATCTGCAACAATGCCTGCCCTTCCAAACTGGAAGTAAAGAAAATGAAGAGTATCAGCAGCAGTGAATGTGTGAACTGCATGAGTTGTGTGGCAGGTTGCCCGACCGGAGCGTTGGCAGTGCGTTTGCCGATGTTACCGACTTTCAAAAAAGAAGAAAATGAACCGGTAATGGCGGGAGAAGCCGCTAAGAAAGAACTGTAG
- a CDS encoding glutaredoxin domain-containing protein, producing the protein MGETIVHTTPTCPYCRYVKDYLTRENISFLEKNIAADRQAAMEMAMQSGQQGVPVTEIAGETIVDFDQPALREAVYKLR; encoded by the coding sequence ATGGGAGAAACAATTGTACATACCACCCCAACCTGTCCATATTGTCGCTATGTAAAAGATTATCTCACCCGTGAGAATATCAGCTTTCTGGAAAAGAATATAGCAGCCGACCGACAAGCAGCTATGGAAATGGCCATGCAAAGCGGACAACAGGGAGTTCCAGTTACCGAGATTGCCGGTGAGACGATAGTGGATTTTGACCAACCAGCTCTGCGGGAGGCTGTTTACAAACTGCGCTAG
- a CDS encoding NAD(P)/FAD-dependent oxidoreductase has protein sequence MKRILVLGGGIGGTLVANLIARKLKKEEAEITLISASQRHIYQPVWLYIPFSMDDIRSASKPLKNLLNKRIKLVLGNITQLDAGIQKVTLEDGQQIDYDFLVVATGSHPSPEDVPGFKEGAHFFYTEDSASRLRVALEEFRGGKIVVGVGGLPHKCPVAPLEFTFLVEHFLNKRKLRDKTELTYTYPLNRVFTIESAAGYAQTLLEQRNVQIETFFNLEEVDPENKVIRSMEGTELPYDLLVMIPPHRGAKFLQGNPIADEQGWVKTNRNTLQVTGFDNIWAMGDTTDIPISKAGSVTHFEAPVVAERLVATLRKTTPHKKHAEYGGKVLCFIETGYGTATKLEFDYQNPPKTPKPNRMIRLEKILFNKAYFFLVPTGRI, from the coding sequence ATGAAAAGAATACTCGTACTGGGCGGTGGTATCGGTGGGACCTTAGTGGCAAACCTGATCGCCCGGAAATTAAAAAAAGAAGAAGCAGAAATTACCCTGATAAGCGCCAGCCAGCGCCATATTTACCAACCCGTCTGGCTTTATATCCCTTTCAGCATGGATGATATTCGTTCCGCCAGCAAACCCCTTAAAAATCTTCTTAACAAAAGAATAAAACTGGTGTTAGGTAACATCACACAACTCGATGCCGGAATTCAGAAAGTTACTTTGGAGGACGGTCAGCAAATTGATTACGATTTCCTTGTTGTAGCCACCGGTTCTCATCCTTCACCAGAAGATGTACCCGGCTTCAAAGAAGGCGCACACTTTTTTTACACTGAAGATTCGGCAAGCAGATTGCGGGTAGCGTTGGAGGAGTTTAGAGGTGGGAAAATCGTGGTGGGAGTAGGGGGATTACCTCACAAATGCCCGGTTGCCCCTCTTGAATTTACCTTTCTAGTAGAACATTTCCTGAACAAACGAAAGTTGAGAGACAAAACCGAATTAACCTACACCTACCCCCTAAATCGGGTCTTTACAATCGAAAGCGCGGCGGGCTACGCTCAAACTCTACTGGAACAACGCAATGTCCAGATAGAGACTTTCTTTAACCTAGAAGAGGTTGACCCGGAAAATAAAGTTATTCGGAGCATGGAAGGCACGGAACTGCCTTATGACCTATTGGTGATGATTCCACCACATCGGGGCGCAAAATTTTTGCAAGGAAATCCTATCGCCGATGAACAAGGTTGGGTTAAAACAAACCGCAATACTCTACAGGTAACAGGCTTTGATAATATCTGGGCGATGGGCGATACCACCGACATCCCGATTAGCAAAGCTGGGAGTGTCACGCACTTTGAGGCTCCGGTAGTGGCAGAACGGCTGGTGGCAACACTACGCAAAACTACCCCACATAAGAAACACGCTGAATACGGTGGTAAAGTGCTGTGCTTTATAGAAACAGGGTATGGCACTGCTACCAAACTAGAGTTCGATTATCAGAACCCACCCAAAACCCCGAAGCCAAATCGAATGATTCGGTTAGAGAAAATATTGTTCAATAAGGCCTATTTTTTCTTGGTTCCCACCGGGCGAATATAA
- a CDS encoding sulfurtransferase TusA family protein produces MEGVVITKESDARGSFCPGPLMELIRQVKAAQVGDVIAVISGDEGSRKDIPAWIEKAKQEFLGMETTEGATRFIVRKVK; encoded by the coding sequence ATGGAAGGGGTAGTAATTACCAAAGAGTCTGATGCACGTGGCAGTTTTTGCCCCGGACCTTTGATGGAACTGATTCGGCAGGTTAAAGCCGCTCAGGTGGGAGATGTAATTGCGGTGATTTCCGGCGATGAAGGTAGTCGCAAGGATATTCCAGCATGGATTGAAAAAGCCAAACAGGAGTTTCTGGGAATGGAAACGACGGAAGGCGCTACCCGTTTTATCGTCCGCAAAGTGAAATAA
- a CDS encoding NifB/NifX family molybdenum-iron cluster-binding protein: MKVAAVSNNGTSISAHFGKARYFVVLTIEAGKIANREVIDREAVVETPIQSGTNGRALNVINQHSHEHEHDSKNHTGNGKHHNIEPIAGCEAVLSRGMGMGMLQRLEQANIRAILTDVMSIDEAVEAYLGGKLANHPDLVH, translated from the coding sequence ATGAAGGTTGCAGCAGTTTCAAATAATGGTACCTCAATCAGTGCCCATTTCGGAAAAGCCCGCTATTTTGTAGTGCTGACCATTGAAGCGGGCAAAATTGCTAATCGCGAAGTAATAGATAGAGAAGCGGTAGTGGAGACTCCTATTCAGAGTGGCACTAACGGTCGCGCCCTTAATGTTATCAACCAACACTCACATGAGCATGAACACGATAGCAAAAACCATACCGGCAATGGTAAGCATCACAATATTGAGCCAATTGCAGGTTGTGAAGCAGTGCTGTCAAGGGGTATGGGAATGGGCATGCTACAAAGATTGGAACAGGCTAATATCAGGGCTATTCTAACCGATGTAATGAGCATTGATGAGGCAGTCGAAGCTTATTTGGGTGGAAAATTAGCCAATCATCCTGATCTGGTACACTGA
- a CDS encoding rhodanese-like domain-containing protein, translating to MLLKKLFGFGPPPYTVLGPQEVAEKLKSARPLIVDVREQYEYAQGHIKGSKNIPLRQLPERITQLGSQDQEIIMVCASGSRSSSAANYLVKEGYTNICNLNGGMMSWQRAGLPVKR from the coding sequence ATGTTATTAAAGAAGCTATTCGGCTTTGGTCCGCCTCCTTATACGGTGCTTGGTCCTCAAGAAGTTGCCGAAAAATTAAAAAGCGCCCGTCCTCTGATTGTGGATGTTCGGGAACAATATGAATATGCTCAGGGGCATATTAAAGGAAGCAAAAATATACCCTTGCGGCAGTTACCGGAGCGAATTACGCAGCTTGGCTCTCAAGATCAAGAAATAATTATGGTGTGTGCCAGCGGGAGCCGTAGTAGTTCTGCCGCGAACTATCTGGTGAAAGAGGGATACACCAATATTTGTAACCTTAACGGTGGAATGATGTCCTGGCAAAGAGCTGGGCTTCCTGTCAAACGCTAA